One part of the Quercus lobata isolate SW786 chromosome 7, ValleyOak3.0 Primary Assembly, whole genome shotgun sequence genome encodes these proteins:
- the LOC115953564 gene encoding purple acid phosphatase 22-like, with translation MWARIIFPLLFTIFVLPQLPQARDDFSRQPAGQVILTRHDRSDSDPQQVHISLLGSDHIRVSWITDDRQAPSIVEYGTESGRFDVKARGVHTSYTYFQYSSGKIHHVKIGPLEPDTTYFYRCGESGPEFSFKTPPSTFPVEFVVVGDLGQTDWTASTLAHVDGQDYDVFLLPGDLSYANGHQPLWDSFGRLVEPSASRRPWMVTQGNHDIEILPNHPKGFVSYNSRWPMPYEESGSTSNLYYSFEVAATHIIMLGSYTDFDVDSAQYKWLEADLARVDRNKTPWILVLLHAPWYNTNTAHQGEGESMRQSMEELLYKARVDVVFAGHVHAYERFTRVYDNEKDKCGPVYITIGDGGNREGLALDYEEPASPLSLYREPSFGHGRFRILNETHAFWSWHRNNDADAIVADDVWFESLSTSKACWDTVDEQVSSSFSKDEL, from the exons atgtGGGCACGTATAATATTTCCTCTCCTTTTTACCATCTTCGTCTTGCCTCAACTCCCACAAGCTCGTGATGATTTTTCTCGTCAACCTGCTGGTCAAGTCATTCTCACTCGACACGATCGATCAGACTCCGATCCTCAACAG GTTCATATATCACTGCTAGGAAGTGATCACATCAGAGTTTCATGGATTACTGATGATAGACAAGCACCATCAATCGTCGAATATGGTACGGAATCAGGGAGATTTGATGTAAAGGCAAGAGGGGTACACACATCGTATACTTATTTCCAATATAGCTCCGGCAAGATTCACCATGTTAAGATTGGACCATTGGAGCCAGACACCACCTATTTCTACAGGTGTGGAGAGTCAGGCCCGGAATTCTCTTTTAAGACACCTCCTTCCacatttcccgttgaatttgtCGTAGTTG GCGACCTAGGACAGACAGATTGGACTGCATCAACGCTAGCACATGTTGATGGTCAGGACTACGATGTGTTTTTATTACCAGGTGATTTATCATACGCCAATGGCCACCAGCCACTTTGGGACTCATTTGGACGCCTAGTCGAGCCTTCTGCTAGCCGCCGCCCATGGATGGTGACTCAAGGGAACCATGACATTGAGATCTTACCTAACCATCCCAAAGGCTTCGTGTCCTATAATTCAAGGTGGCCAATGCCATACGAAGAGAGTGGATCAACCTCAAATTTGTATTACTCATTTGAAGTTGCTGCGACACACATTATAATGTTAGGGTCATACACCGATTTCGATGTAGACTCGGCTCAGTACAAGTGGCTTGAGGCTGATTTAGCTCGAGTTGATAGGAATAAGACCCCATGGATTCTTGTGTTGTTGCATGCCCCTTGGTATAATACTAACACAGCCCATCAAGGTGAAGGAGAAAGCATGAGACAATCAATGGAGGAGTTGTTGTATAAGGCTCGTGTAGATGTGGTTTTTGCTggacatgttcatgcatatgaACGATTT ACTAGGGTTTATGATAATGAGAAAGACAAATGCGGTCCAGTATATATTACCATTGGTGATGGAGGAAACCGTGAAGGACTTGCATTAGA TTATGAGGAACCTGCTTCTCCTCTCTCATTGTATCGGGAGCCAAGCTTTGGCCATGGACGCTTCAGGATTCTAAACGAAACACATGCATTTTGGTCATGGCACCGCAACAATGATGCAGACGCCATTGTTGCAGATGATGTCTGGTTTGAAAGCTTAAGCACGTCTAAAGCATGCTGGGATACTGTGGATGAGCAAGTATCATCATCATTTTCTAAGGATGAACTCTAA